A region of Ictalurus furcatus strain D&B chromosome 1, Billie_1.0, whole genome shotgun sequence DNA encodes the following proteins:
- the acbd5a gene encoding acyl-CoA-binding domain-containing protein 5A isoform X5, which yields MPKEEAMTAYVDDLKLILESMPMTEQVEQLLQVLGPFYELVDEKKKINHVSDLTAGLGSVMSAPSKSVTKSIIRSMEMNGTLDGHGPNKAEAPEINANEIKEQEDGGEDDDDDDDDDDSGDDENEEVEESEQLKKASAVKKKTSAGKGLQNGGIGHNVSPVTNATHCSKSALNGQDTEENDGEIQHVNGHTTDDNEDVRGAHHVASDSDSEVYCDSVDQFGMEEMLFMRVQQSGDSHISSLEESCSTRCSQEEPQSTHRESAILLRGPDGVQHGGEDGKTSGGGGVQRNSLSMGRPGSSLTRRGRGSRSSGSGSGVTGSLQGAGGDGERWGSDGAGGSDLNEQIVTALTRLQEDMQSVLERLHTLEALTASQARSAALPSEYLLPPASRTHRKSSWWPFSVSPGTVAFALAWPFIAQWIIRLYFQRRRRKPR from the exons ATGCCAAAGGAAGAGGCCATGACGGCGTACGTGGATGACCTCAAGCTG aTTCTTGAAAGCATGCCCATGACTGAGCAGGTGGAACAGCTGCTGCAGGTTCTCGGGCCGTTCTACGAGCTCGTAGacgagaagaagaagatcaacCATGTTTCAGACCTGACTGCAG GCCTCGGCAGCGTGATGTCGGCGCCGTCGAAGAGCGTCACGAAAAGCATCATCAGAAGCATGGAAATGAACGGCACCTTGGACGGCCACGGTCCTAACAAAGCAGAAGCCCCGGAGATCAACGCAAACGAGATTAAGGAGCAGGAGGACGgaggtgaggatgatgatgacgacgatgatgatgatgacagtggaGATGACGAGAATGAAGAGGTAGAAGAGAGCGAGCAGCTGAAAAAAG CCTCCGCCGTGAAGAAAAAGACCTCGGCTGGAAAAGGACTTCAGAATGGCGGTATAGGGCATAACGTGTCTCCCGTGACCAACGCCACACACTGCTCCAAATCCGCTCTGAATGGACAAGACACAGAGGAGAACGACGGAGAGATCCAACACGTTAACGGCCACACTACAG ATGATAATGAAGACGTGCGCGGCGCTCATCACGTGGCCTCGGACTCGGACAGCGAGGTGTACTGCGACTCCGTGGACCAGTTTGGCATGGAGGAG ATGTTGTTTATGCGTGTGCAGCAGAGCGGTGATTCTCACATTTCCTCTCTGGAGGAAAGCTGCAGCACTCGGTGTTCTCAGGAGGAGCCGCAGTCGACCCACAGAGAGTCTGCGATCCTGCTGAGAGGACCGGATGGCGTTCAGCACGGAGGAGAAGACGGGAAGACGagtggtggaggaggagtgCAGAGAAACAGTCTGAGCATGGGCAGACCCGGGAGCTCTCTGACCAGGAGAGGACGAG GGTCCAGGTCTTCAGGCTCGGGGTCAGGGGTCACAGGGTCGTTACAGGGTGCAGGAGGTGACGGGGAGCGCTGGGGGTCCGACGGAGCCGGAGGCAGCGATCTGAACGAGCAGATCGTCACGGCTTTAACGCGGCTTCAAGAGGACATGCAGAGCGTCCTCGAGAGACTGCACACACTCGAGGCTCTTACTGCCTCACAG GCGAGATCAGCGGCCTTGCCCTCAGAATATCTGCTGCCACCAGCCAGCAGGACTCACAGG AAGTCGTCCTGGTGGCCGTTTTCCGTTTCCCCGGGCACTGTGGCCTTCGCTCTCGCCTGGCCTTTCATCGCACAGTGGATCATCCGTCTGTATTTCCAGAGACGGAGAAG